ATAAGATTATCGGCTAATACATCCCCAAGTATAATTGAACTTCCAGTATCTCCATTATAATATGTAGGACTTTTAAAAGCATCATATGCACCGTCAACTACTACTCTGTAATTAGATTCAGAAGTGAAAATGGTTTCCGGAGTATCCTGATTATTGGGAAGTACATTAAATCTATCATCACTACATTGAATAGTAAAAAATGACAGGAGAGATATTATTGATATATTTAGTAACTTTTTCATGTTTCAATTGTTTAAAATTCTATTTCAATTCCAAATAAAAATGTTTTTACAGCAGGATAGCTATACAAAGCAAATGCTCCATTGATGAATGTCTGTCCGGCACCAGTCTGATTTTCACCTGAACCTACTGACACTTCAGGATCTCCTTGAAATTTTGTCCAAGTAGCAAGATTCTGTCCTGTTAATGATAATCGTATCTTATTGACTGGTAATGACTCACCAATTGTCCTTTTATCGAATGTATATCCAATACTCACATTTCTTAATCTGATGTATGAAGCATCTTGTAAGAAACGGTCGGTCGCCTGCAAACCTGTAATACCACCAGGAGCATTAGTTGTATTATTCGGTCTTGGCAATACATTTGTTTGTCCAGGAGCTGTCCAATAGTTCGCTGCATCAACCCTCATATTGCTTGTAGTACCATTACTATAATTTAACATATTAAGAGCCATATAATTATATGTATAATTTCCAGATTTAAAAGTAAAATCAGCCTGTAAATCAAAGCTCTTATAAGATAAACTTGTACCAAATCCTCCGTAAAACTTAGGAAGTGGAGATTTATTTTCGATTAGTACCGCATCATTAGAATTATAAACTTCTGTGGTGCCCCCATCTTTAGTGTAATATATTTCGTTTCCGTTTGCAGAATTGATTCCGGCACTCCTTACCAGAAAAAATGAAAATGGCTCATATCCTTCCCTTAGAATATTGATTCCATAAATTCTTTCAGTTTCACCATCTCTTAATTTATTAAGCTTATAGCTCATTATGCTTGTATTTGCTCTTAAACTCCACAGAAATCCACTAGATTTTATAACATCTGCAGATAAGCTAATCTCTAAACCTTTATTAGAAAGGTTTCCTGCGTTTATATTTGTGGAATAAGCCCCTCCTTCAGAACTGAAATTAGGAACAGATAAAATAAAATCCTTCTTCTGGTCAATAAAATAGTCTACGGTTCCTCTTATTCTATTCTTTAAAAACCCAAATTCAGCGCCATAATTTTGTGATTTAGTAACTTCCCATTTTAGGTCGGGATTACCATAATTAGCATTTGTAGTTATGGTAGGAAAATTTCCATAAACACCACCGGACATTAAAACGTTATTTAAATTAAGTCCAATATTGTTGTAGCCTCTAGTCCCAATTGATGCTCTCAGTTTTAAAAGAGATAAAATATTGTTGTTTTTCAAAAAACTCTCATTTGTAACATTCCATGCTCCACTTAAAGACCAAAATGGCTCAGATTTAACATTATTTCTTCCAAATCTTGAATCTTTATCCTGTCTGACAGAAGCCGTTACAATATATTTTTTTGCATAATCATAGGTAAGAAAAGCTCCATAAGAAAATGTCCTAAATAGTTCATCATAGCCTGCTACTGCAAAGGGTGTAGAAGCATTCCCTAATTCACTTAAAGAAGGAGATGAAAAGTTTCTCCCTGTACCGCTTATATAATCATTTCTAAATTCAGTGTATTCAACTAGTCCCAGTAAGTCAAAATTATGTTCACCAAATGACTTAACGTAATTAAGCGTATTAGAATTAGTATATCTGAAACGATTTTGATTTTGTTCAACAACACTTCCATTAATTCCTAATATATTATCGAGAAAAGAGCCCCGTAAAACCTTTGATGTTCTTCTGATATTATTAAAATAGCCACCTAATTGACTTTTAAAATTCAATCCTTCAGCAATTTTATACTGAGCAAATATATTTCCGTCAAAAATCAATGAATTGATGTTTTCAGGGTTATTCTTAAGAGCTTCTAGTATTGGAAATCCCTGGCGGGTAGGATTATAGCTTCCATCGGCTCTATAAACCGGCTCAAAGCTATTATAATCATACATTGCCCTAAATGGATTTTGAGTATTATTTCGATCTCTTATTTCTTGGGATGCACTGTAATTAACCCCCATTGATGCACCAAAGCTTAATCTATCGGTGGGATTAGCTTCATATTTCATCCTCCCAGTATATCTTTTGTAGGCATGAATATTTTGAACAATCCCATTGTCTGAATCATATCCTAATGAGATTGTATATTTAGATTTATCATTACCACCTCTAATCCCTAGCTGGTACGATTCAATAAATGAAGTTCTTAATATATCCCGCTGCCAATTATGGTCTAATGCGAGTGCAGCACTGGTTGCTTCATTACTCCATTGTTTATATCCGGGGATTCCCAAACCAACCATCTTATTCTCATAATCAATTTTTTCTGCCGAATTCATCATCCGAAAATTAATGTCTTTGATTTTTTCAGAAAATCCCATACGCGAGCTTAATGTAATAACAGGCTTTCCAGATTTTCCACTTTTTGTAGTTAAGACAATAACACCATTTGCCCCCTGTGAACCGTAGATAGCTGCCGCTGCAGCATCTTTTAAAACCGAGATATTTTCATAATCACTAGGATTAATTGAATTAAAAACATCTTGTGCTCTTTGATCATTTCCAACAATAAAACCA
The sequence above is drawn from the Chryseobacterium daecheongense genome and encodes:
- a CDS encoding SusC/RagA family TonB-linked outer membrane protein translates to MNVKLCMITTAVLFFTGQTVHAQKKASDTLKEAKIEEVVVTGYQKKSKDEVTSAITVVSGKSLSNFSASTMGSNALQGKAAGVDISALNGKPGGGSAINIRGLGNITTSVGASNPLFVIDGFIVGNDQRAQDVFNSINPSDYENISVLKDAAAAAIYGSQGANGVIVLTTKSGKSGKPVITLSSRMGFSEKIKDINFRMMNSAEKIDYENKMVGLGIPGYKQWSNEATSAALALDHNWQRDILRTSFIESYQLGIRGGNDKSKYTISLGYDSDNGIVQNIHAYKRYTGRMKYEANPTDRLSFGASMGVNYSASQEIRDRNNTQNPFRAMYDYNSFEPVYRADGSYNPTRQGFPILEALKNNPENINSLIFDGNIFAQYKIAEGLNFKSQLGGYFNNIRRTSKVLRGSFLDNILGINGSVVEQNQNRFRYTNSNTLNYVKSFGEHNFDLLGLVEYTEFRNDYISGTGRNFSSPSLSELGNASTPFAVAGYDELFRTFSYGAFLTYDYAKKYIVTASVRQDKDSRFGRNNVKSEPFWSLSGAWNVTNESFLKNNNILSLLKLRASIGTRGYNNIGLNLNNVLMSGGVYGNFPTITTNANYGNPDLKWEVTKSQNYGAEFGFLKNRIRGTVDYFIDQKKDFILSVPNFSSEGGAYSTNINAGNLSNKGLEISLSADVIKSSGFLWSLRANTSIMSYKLNKLRDGETERIYGINILREGYEPFSFFLVRSAGINSANGNEIYYTKDGGTTEVYNSNDAVLIENKSPLPKFYGGFGTSLSYKSFDLQADFTFKSGNYTYNYMALNMLNYSNGTTSNMRVDAANYWTAPGQTNVLPRPNNTTNAPGGITGLQATDRFLQDASYIRLRNVSIGYTFDKRTIGESLPVNKIRLSLTGQNLATWTKFQGDPEVSVGSGENQTGAGQTFINGAFALYSYPAVKTFLFGIEIEF